One segment of Panicum virgatum strain AP13 chromosome 3K, P.virgatum_v5, whole genome shotgun sequence DNA contains the following:
- the LOC120699444 gene encoding leucine-rich repeat extensin-like protein 3: MKKPRASLALETLVVLFAALLHGAQCQSSEGSSGGGGSANLTVIGTVFCDACSSSSFSKHSYFLPGVKVRLDCMLKVNSDSKEEIKITAEKVTNSYGAYQLDIPAIDGFECAAPGATAAESFCRAAVLDNPSALCNVPAVTTTAGHISFPFPSQEPNACFYSLNSLYYRPGKPGPAQCDGGGGVSPAALNTTLFYCPPWPWPPIPFCTPRPWFPPIPFFTPPPPAFPFPLPPIPFFTPPSPPPPAFPFPLPPWPWTPPSPPPSPSFPFPHLPPIFTTPSPPPPPPPAFPFPFPPLPHLPPLPHLPPLPSLYPPPPPPPPPPPPPPSFPWPFPPLPFFPPGSPGPSPPPVKYSRKDPSTWSPSGNRP, translated from the exons ATGAAGAAACCAAGAGCGTCTCTCGCGTTGGAGACCCTGGTGGTGTTGTTTGCCGCTCTTCTTCACGGCGCGCAATGCCAGAGCTCTGAGGGCagctctggcggcggcggcagcgccaaCCTCACGGTGATCGGCACCGTGTTCTGTGACGCCTGTTCCTCCAGCTCCTTCTCCAAACACAGCTACTTCTTGCCAG GCGTGAAAGTCAGGCTGGACTGCATGCTCAAAGTGAACTCCGATTCCAAGGAGGAGATCAAGATCACCGCGGAGAAGGTGACCAACAGCTACGGCGCCTACCAGCTTGACATCCCGGCGATCGACGGCTTCGAGtgcgccgcccccggcgccaccgccgccgagtcCTTCTGCCGGGCCGCCGTGCTGGACAACCCCTCCGCGCTCTGCAACGTGCCGGCCGtgaccaccaccgccggccacaTCTCCTTCCCGTTCCCGAGCCAGGAGCCCAACGCCTGCTTCTACAGCCTCAACTCCCTCTACTACCGCCCCGGCAAGCCGGGCCCCGCTcagtgcgacggcggcggcggcgtgtcgcCCGCCGCGCTGAACACGACCCTGTTCTACTGcccgccgtggccgtggccgcccATCCCGTTCTGCACGCCGCGGCCGTGGTTCCCGCCGATACCGttcttcacgccgccgccgccggcgttcccGTTCCCGCTGCCGCCGATCCCGTTCttcacgccgccgtcgcccccgccgccggcgttcccTTTCCCGCTACCACCGTGGCCATGGACGCCACCATCGcccccgccatcgccgtcgtTCCCGTTTCCTCATTTGCCGCCGATCTTTACCACACcatctcccccgccgccgccgccgccagcattCCCGTTCCCGTTTCCGCCGCTTCCACACCTGCCTCCGCTGCCGCACTTGCCACCATTGCCGTCGCTGTATCCaccgccccctccgccgccgccgccgccacctccaccaccatcgTTTCCTTGGCCTTTCCCGCCACTACCTTTCTTCCCTCCAGGTTCTCCGGGGCCATCTCCACCGCCTGTGAAGTACTCTCGGAAAGATCCAAGCACTTGGTCTCCTTCCGGCAATCGGCCATAA